Below is a genomic region from Candidatus Eisenbacteria bacterium.
GGCTTTACGGATTCCATCTCAAAGCCGGCCAGACGGCGCCGGACTCCACCACGCGCCGACTCGAGTGCGCCGACATTCGCGCTCAGTTGAACACCGTGAATCCCGTGGTCGTCGGCTCGAACTTCGTGATCGGCGGCGACTCGAACTTCTATGGCGCATTCGAGGGCGGCTACATCCGGCTCACCGAGTCGCAGGCCGACAACGACGGGCGCTGCAAGGATTTCATCTCGCTGAGCGGGGACTGGGGCATGCCGACCTACGCGCCGTATCACACCCAGGCACCCTGTTCGTCGTGCCCGGTCTACTCACCGAGTCCCGGCTTCTCGGGCGGCGGCATGGACGATCGCTTCGACATCCTGCTGTCCTCGTACTCGCTGCAGGACGGCCTCGGCATGGACGTGATCAACACGTTCGCGTATGGCCAGGACGGCCTGCACTACAACTCGAACATCAACGGTGCGCCCACCAACTCAGCCGTCGGGCAGACAATCGCGAACGCGTTGTGGGCGACCTCCGATCATCTGCCGGTCGTGATGGACCTGCGGCTGCCGTCCGATATCGCGTCGGTCGCACCGGTGGCATTCGGTGACGTGCTGATCGGTGCGTCCGCCGCGCAGAACCTGGTGGTCGCCAACGCTGCGGTCGCACCCGCTGACGCGCTCGACTATTCGATCGCATCGCCGGCCGGCTTCAGCGCTCCGGCCGGGCCGTTCTCCGGCGCCGCCGGCAGCCCGCCGAACAACCACGCTGTCACCATGGACACCGCGAGCCCCGGCACCCGAAACGGCGATCTGGTGCTCACCACCGATGCGCCGGATTCGGCAACCGTCAACGTGCCTGCTTCGGGCCGCGTGCTCGCGCACGCCGTCGCGTCGCTCGACTCCGGGGCCGTTGTTCAAGGCGACACGCTCGACTTCGGTGCGTTGCCGGCGAGCTTCCCGGATCTCGAAGCGCGCATCCACAACCGCGGCTACGTCGCGCTGCAGGCGCGACTCGCGGTGAGTGGCGCCGTGATCACCGGCGGCGCCGGGCACTTCTCGATCGTGGGCGGGTTCACGCCACTGCTCCTCGCAGGAGTCGGCCACTCGCTGACTCTGCACTTCGACGACACGAACTCGACCGCCGATTCGACCTACGAAGCCACCCTCACGATCTCGAGCGGCGACGAGGCGCTGCCGGGCGCCGCGGCACAACCCGATCTGACGGTGCTGCTGCGCGCGCAGCGCACCGGTGGAGCCACCGGCGTGGGCGGGGAGCCCGCGCCCGCGCAGCTGGCATTGCTTGCGCCCCGTCCGAACCCCGCGCGTGGCGCGGTCGAGCTGGGCTTCGACCTTCCGCGGCGTGCGGCCGTCGACCTGGCGATCTTCGATCTGGGCGGACGCCGGGTCGCAACGCTCGCCTCGGGAAGTCTCGAAGCCGCGCGCCATCGCTTCCGCTGGGATGGTCGGGACCTTCAGGGCGGACGCGCGCCGGCGGGCCTTTACTTCGTGCGCCTCACCGCACTCGGCCACTCGCAGGCCGCTCGACTCGTGGTCCTCAACTGATCGAGAACCACTCGTCGCACCGGCATCAGCCGGATGATGGCTCGTCCGAGCGCCCGGCCCCGCCGGGCGCTCGCGGCGTCTCGAGCGGCACATACGCCCCGCACCGCAGCACCGGGAGCCGCGGATACTTGTCGTAGCGCGAATCGATCGCCGCGTATCTGCACAACCAGTAGGTGAGGTGCGCGGTCGGCACCGTGTGCGCGTGGCGACAGGTCCGACACAGCCCCACGCGGTCCCGCGGATCCGCCGCCTCGTTCACGACCTGCCGCCTCCCTGTGGGACCTGACCCAAACGCCGGGGAATCTGCGTCGAAGATC
It encodes:
- a CDS encoding choice-of-anchor D domain-containing protein gives rise to the protein MARFGMDFARRGAGLCTLALAAATLIATPAHALRVVTWNLLNYGPLGNTVTPRQAAFRTVMEAIDADVVILQELKDSFSADSFVTNVLNVVEPGEWATSGELDVQSAELMAVCWKPARLAVSNVAVLANAGPRDMLQALIKPVGTRTNAAWFRLYGFHLKAGQTAPDSTTRRLECADIRAQLNTVNPVVVGSNFVIGGDSNFYGAFEGGYIRLTESQADNDGRCKDFISLSGDWGMPTYAPYHTQAPCSSCPVYSPSPGFSGGGMDDRFDILLSSYSLQDGLGMDVINTFAYGQDGLHYNSNINGAPTNSAVGQTIANALWATSDHLPVVMDLRLPSDIASVAPVAFGDVLIGASAAQNLVVANAAVAPADALDYSIASPAGFSAPAGPFSGAAGSPPNNHAVTMDTASPGTRNGDLVLTTDAPDSATVNVPASGRVLAHAVASLDSGAVVQGDTLDFGALPASFPDLEARIHNRGYVALQARLAVSGAVITGGAGHFSIVGGFTPLLLAGVGHSLTLHFDDTNSTADSTYEATLTISSGDEALPGAAAQPDLTVLLRAQRTGGATGVGGEPAPAQLALLAPRPNPARGAVELGFDLPRRAAVDLAIFDLGGRRVATLASGSLEAARHRFRWDGRDLQGGRAPAGLYFVRLTALGHSQAARLVVLN